The nucleotide window GACGAAGGGCAGGTGGGCATGGAGAAGCACGATGAGGTCGCCTTTCCGCATGGCCCATGGTAACGGGATTCGCCCCGCCGGTGCAACTTGCTATAATGCCTGCATGCGCGTCTTCCTGGGCGACGGGCTGGTGCCGGAGGAGGAGGCCCGGGTGAGTGTTTTCGACCACGGGTTCCTCTACGGCGACGGCGTGTACGAGACCATGAGGGCCTATGGCGGGAAGGTCTTTCTCATGGAGAGGCATCTTCTGAGGCTCAAGCGCTCCGCCGACATGATAGGCCTGGGGCTTCCCCGCGACGAGGCCGGCATCGGGGAGGCGGTCCGTGAGACCCTCGCTGCAAACGGCCTCCAAGAGGCCTCCATACGGGTCACCGTCTCCCGGGGGCCGGGCCCCTTGGGGCTTGACCCCGCGCTCTGTCGAGAGCCCACCTTTCTGGTCATGGCCCGGCCCTTCAAACCCTATCCCGAAGAGTATTACCGGGAGGGGGTCCGGGTGGTCGTCCCCCGGGTGCGGCGCAACCTCAAGGAGGCCCTGGACCCCCGGATAAAGTCCCTGAATTTCCTCAACAACATCCTGGCCAAGCGCGAGGCCCTCCAGGCGGGGGCCTTCGAGGCCCTGATGCTCAACCACAGGGGCGAGCTTACCGAGTGCACGGTGAGCAACGTCTTCTTCCTCCGGGACGGACGGCTCTGCACCCCGGCTGTGGACTGCGGCCTCCTGGACGGCATCACCAGGGGGCTCGTCCTTGAACTTGCCCGCGGGGAGGGCATCCCGGTGGAAGAGGGAGTCTTCCGGGAGGAGGACATCCACGGGGCGGAGGAGGTCTTCCTCACCAATACCTCCATGGAGGCGATGCCCGTGGGACAGGTGGGCCAGAGGGCCTATCCGGTGGGAGAGACCACGCTTCTTTTGAGACGGCGGTACGCCGAGTACCGTCTTTCCCGGGATTGAGCATGGAGCCCGGGGAGCTGGCCGCGCTTATCGAGCACACCCTGCTTCGGCCGGGGGCAGGGGAGCGGGACGTCCGCACCCTCTGCGCGGAGGCCCGCGAGTACGGCTTTTTCGCCGTCTGTGTCCATCCCGTCCACGTCTCCCTGGCCAGGGGCCTCCTCGGGGAAAGCCCCGTGCGGGTGGCCACCGTGGTGGGCTTTCCCCTGGGGATGAACCTCACCCCGGTGAAGGTCTACGAGGCCATGCAGGCCGCCCTGGAGGGGGCGGACGAGCTGGACATGGTGATGAAGGTCGGAGCGGCCCGGGAGGGGCGCTGGGAGGCGGTGCAAAGGGACATGGCCGATGTGGTCCTGGCCACGCCGGAACTGACGCACAAGGTCATCCTGGAGTGCGCACTTCTTTCCGACGAGGAGAAGGTGCGGGCGGCCCGGGCCGCCGTGGAGGCGGGGGCGGAGTTTGTGAAGACCTCCACGGGCTTCGGCCCCTGGGGGGCCAGGGTGGAGGACGTGGGCCTCTTGAGGGAGGCCGTGGGCGGGCGGGCCGGGGTGAAGGCCGCCGGGGGGATAAAGACCCTCGCGGACCTTCTTTCCATGGTCCGGGCCGGGGCCGCGCGCATCGGCACCTCCTCGGGCGTGGCCATCATGAAAGAGGCGGCCCGGGGCCGGTAGGGCCTCTTCTCCGGATAATGCCGGTAGGGCCTCTTATTCCGGGATGGTGGCGTAGAGGTAGGCGGCCAGGGCCCCGAACAGAAGGGGCGCCAGCCAGACGGCCGCCATCGGGGGAAGCACCCCGGCGTAACCCAGCGTGAGCGCCAGGGTGTAGCCCAGCCAGTAAAGCAGGCTCACCACGATGCCCAGGGCCGTGGCCACCAGCCCCCTCAGGGACTTCCTCAGGGATATGGAGACCCCCAGCACCACCATGAACAGGCTCACCAGCGGATAGGAGACCTTGGAGTACAGCTCCACGGAGAGCTTGAGGTTCCGGAAGCCCGCTTTCTCGAGCCTTGCCAGGTAGCGCTTGAGCTCGAAGAAGCCCAGCTCGTAGGGTTTCTCTATCTGGCGGGTGAAGAGGCTCGGGGCCGCCAGGCGGCTGTAGCGGTAGGTGCGCGCGTGGCGGACCTCTCCCGTCCGCGTGTCGTAGAGCCTGACCTCACTGAGGAGCCAGGCGCCCTCGGAGGGCAGGTAGCGGGCTTGGTCGGCCTGGATTATCTCGTCCAGCCTCCCCGTCCCGCCGATGCGGAATATCTCCATCCCCCGGAAGGTGTCGTCCTCCGGCACGTACAAATCCATCTTCACCACGGAGCCGTCCTCGGCCCTGAGCCACATCATCCCGTCCATGGAGATGGAAGGCACGGTGGAGCGGCCCATGATGGCGTTTTCCAGGGCCTGCGCCCGGAGCGAGCTTGCCGGCACTACAAACTCCCCGACGGCAAACCCCAGGAGGCTCAGCAGAAGGCCCGCCGCGACGAAGGGGGCCAGGAGGTCCCTGAGCCTTCCCCCCGAGGCCATGACGGCCACCGTCTCCTTGGCCCGGGCGGCCTGGCTCACGGCGTAGAGGCTGCAAAGCAGGGCGGCCATGGGCATGAGGGCGAGGAAGAAGCGGGGGAAGCTCAGGGCCACGTGAAGCGCCAGCTGCCCGAGGGAGGGGCCGTGGGGCATCAGGGAGCCGATTCTCTTTATGAGGTCGAAGAGGCTCAGCAGAAGGCCCAGCCCCACGGAGGTGACCGCGAAGAGCTTGAGGAACTCCTTGAGGAAGTAGCGCTTGACTATCTTCATTTCTTCTCCTCCCGGCGAAACACCAGAAGGGCCGCCGTTCCCAGCGCCGCGGCGGGCATCCAGGCCGCCGCCCAGACCGGCAGATGTCCCGAGAGGGCAAGGTTCTCCCCGTACAGGACCGCGGCGTAGTAAGCCGCGAAGACCAGGAAGCCCGTCACCAGCCCTCCCATGCGGCCCGTCCTGCCGGAGCGCATGGCCAGGGGCGGGGCGAAGAGCATGAGCAGAAGGCACAGGGCGGGCAGGCTCAGCCTGCGGTGAAACTCAAGGAGCAGCTTCACCCTGCTTCTGCCCTTCTTGCCCCGGGCCTCCCGGAGGAGGCCGGCCGGGGTCAGCTCGTTATAGAGGCGGGTGGGGTTATGTATCGC belongs to Nitrospirota bacterium and includes:
- a CDS encoding aminotransferase class IV, whose product is MRVFLGDGLVPEEEARVSVFDHGFLYGDGVYETMRAYGGKVFLMERHLLRLKRSADMIGLGLPRDEAGIGEAVRETLAANGLQEASIRVTVSRGPGPLGLDPALCREPTFLVMARPFKPYPEEYYREGVRVVVPRVRRNLKEALDPRIKSLNFLNNILAKREALQAGAFEALMLNHRGELTECTVSNVFFLRDGRLCTPAVDCGLLDGITRGLVLELARGEGIPVEEGVFREEDIHGAEEVFLTNTSMEAMPVGQVGQRAYPVGETTLLLRRRYAEYRLSRD
- the deoC gene encoding deoxyribose-phosphate aldolase; the encoded protein is MEPGELAALIEHTLLRPGAGERDVRTLCAEAREYGFFAVCVHPVHVSLARGLLGESPVRVATVVGFPLGMNLTPVKVYEAMQAALEGADELDMVMKVGAAREGRWEAVQRDMADVVLATPELTHKVILECALLSDEEKVRAARAAVEAGAEFVKTSTGFGPWGARVEDVGLLREAVGGRAGVKAAGGIKTLADLLSMVRAGAARIGTSSGVAIMKEAARGR
- a CDS encoding LptF/LptG family permease, which encodes MKIVKRYFLKEFLKLFAVTSVGLGLLLSLFDLIKRIGSLMPHGPSLGQLALHVALSFPRFFLALMPMAALLCSLYAVSQAARAKETVAVMASGGRLRDLLAPFVAAGLLLSLLGFAVGEFVVPASSLRAQALENAIMGRSTVPSISMDGMMWLRAEDGSVVKMDLYVPEDDTFRGMEIFRIGGTGRLDEIIQADQARYLPSEGAWLLSEVRLYDTRTGEVRHARTYRYSRLAAPSLFTRQIEKPYELGFFELKRYLARLEKAGFRNLKLSVELYSKVSYPLVSLFMVVLGVSISLRKSLRGLVATALGIVVSLLYWLGYTLALTLGYAGVLPPMAAVWLAPLLFGALAAYLYATIPE